Proteins encoded by one window of Rhodococcus sp. OK302:
- a CDS encoding IS256 family transposase: MTTLEDVTKKRTEPSAEAAAATELVRLAKEQGLSLTGPDGLLKQFTKTVLETALNEEMTEHLGHDKNQAPPDRESTNIRNGTRPKTVLTEATGHVPIEVPRDREGTFEPQIVKKRQRRLNGVDEIVLSLYAKGLTTGEISAHFAEIYGASVSKETISRITDKVLEEMQEWSARPLDEVYAAIFIDAIVVKVRDGQVANRPIYAAIGVSLDGSRDVLGLWAGTGGEGAKFWMSVLTDIRNRGTRDVFFLVCDGLKGLPEVVEHVWPATTVQTCIVHLIRNTFRLSSRKDWDALKHDLKPIYTAPTEAAARAAFDDLAEHWGNTYPAIIRLWTNAWQEFIPFLDYDIEIRRVLCSTNAIESLNARYRRAVKARGHFPTEAAALKCLYLVTRSLDPTGKGQARWTMRWKPALNAFAITFADRWPGSETY, encoded by the coding sequence ATGACGACACTGGAAGATGTGACGAAGAAGAGGACCGAGCCCTCCGCAGAAGCTGCGGCGGCCACGGAACTGGTGCGACTCGCTAAAGAACAGGGCCTGTCGCTGACCGGACCGGACGGGCTGCTCAAACAGTTCACCAAAACCGTCCTCGAAACCGCACTGAACGAAGAGATGACCGAGCACCTCGGCCACGACAAGAACCAAGCCCCACCGGACCGGGAATCGACGAACATCCGCAACGGAACCCGGCCGAAAACGGTGTTGACCGAGGCCACCGGCCACGTCCCGATCGAAGTCCCGAGAGACCGGGAAGGGACGTTCGAGCCGCAGATCGTCAAGAAACGCCAACGACGACTCAACGGGGTCGACGAGATCGTGTTGTCGTTGTACGCCAAAGGATTAACGACCGGTGAGATCTCCGCTCACTTCGCTGAAATCTACGGCGCATCCGTCTCGAAAGAAACCATCTCGCGGATCACCGACAAGGTGCTCGAGGAGATGCAGGAGTGGTCTGCCCGGCCACTCGACGAGGTGTACGCGGCGATTTTCATCGACGCGATCGTCGTCAAAGTTCGAGACGGGCAGGTCGCGAACCGGCCTATCTACGCCGCGATCGGTGTCAGTCTCGACGGCAGCCGGGACGTGCTCGGATTGTGGGCCGGAACGGGCGGCGAGGGCGCAAAATTCTGGATGTCCGTGCTGACCGATATCCGCAATCGGGGCACCCGGGACGTGTTCTTCCTGGTCTGCGACGGATTGAAAGGCCTACCGGAGGTGGTCGAGCACGTGTGGCCGGCCACCACAGTCCAAACCTGCATCGTGCATTTGATCCGCAACACGTTCCGGCTGTCATCTCGCAAGGACTGGGATGCGCTCAAACACGATCTCAAGCCGATCTACACCGCCCCGACCGAGGCGGCAGCGCGGGCCGCATTCGACGATCTCGCCGAACATTGGGGCAACACGTATCCGGCGATCATCCGACTATGGACCAATGCCTGGCAGGAGTTCATCCCGTTCCTCGACTACGACATCGAGATACGCCGAGTCCTGTGCTCCACCAACGCGATTGAATCCCTCAATGCCCGTTATCGGAGGGCGGTGAAAGCTCGTGGCCATTTCCCTACCGAGGCTGCCGCGCTGAAATGCCTCTACCTGGTGACGCGTTCACTCGACCCGACAGGCAAGGGCCAGGCACGATGGACAATGAGGTGGAAGCCTGCTCTGAATGCGTTTGCGATCACGTTCGCTGATCGTTGGCCGGGATCGGAAACTTACTGA
- a CDS encoding HepT-like ribonuclease domain-containing protein, translated as MSRGNPDRCHDIIEAIGKIERYQTKLSGPDVEMAYDAIVRQLGIIGEAAKSLDSDSKATAPEIEWHKIVGLRNVAIHEYFRLNSSIIHGVVANFLPDLKKAVERIAQQIS; from the coding sequence GTGAGCAGAGGCAACCCAGACCGATGCCACGACATAATCGAGGCGATCGGCAAAATCGAGCGCTACCAGACGAAGCTTTCCGGTCCCGATGTCGAGATGGCCTACGACGCGATCGTCAGGCAACTCGGGATCATCGGTGAAGCAGCGAAAAGCCTCGATTCGGATTCGAAGGCAACAGCCCCCGAGATCGAATGGCACAAAATCGTCGGACTCCGGAACGTCGCAATTCACGAGTACTTCCGTCTGAACAGTTCGATCATCCACGGTGTTGTCGCCAATTTTCTACCAGATCTCAAGAAGGCTGTTGAACGCATCGCGCAACAAATCTCCTGA
- a CDS encoding nucleotidyltransferase family protein, protein MTASLYSRQLRSLLSAKRTELESVCRRYGASEVKVFGSVARGDAGPDSDIDLMVSIDGPDYEQVMSMLGLGEELSELLGRHVDVVARGVAKEAVSETAHADMVDV, encoded by the coding sequence ATGACCGCATCGCTCTACAGTCGGCAACTGCGGTCCCTGTTGAGCGCGAAGCGCACCGAACTGGAGTCGGTCTGCCGCCGCTACGGAGCATCCGAGGTCAAGGTCTTCGGGTCAGTGGCCCGCGGAGATGCAGGACCGGACAGCGACATCGACCTCATGGTCAGTATCGACGGCCCGGACTACGAGCAGGTGATGTCGATGCTCGGCCTGGGCGAAGAGCTTTCGGAGCTACTCGGCAGGCATGTCGACGTCGTGGCACGAGGCGTAGCCAAGGAAGCGGTCTCGGAAACTGCCCACGCCGATATGGTCGATGTGTGA
- a CDS encoding DUF3995 domain-containing protein: protein MTPLPVFTSRSLGTKARIAGLTGSTAFAAAALVHTAWGLGSTWPMRTRADLADAVVGSNTMPDARACFAVVGLTAAAAALVAGGGGTGRTATVARVALATGVAARGVAGGRAATKVLGLDKPSPRFIRLDNMVYRPLCLGTATAILTAAAMYPGID, encoded by the coding sequence ATGACTCCCCTCCCGGTCTTCACCAGTCGATCTCTGGGCACGAAGGCGCGCATCGCAGGCCTCACCGGCTCGACGGCGTTCGCAGCGGCGGCATTGGTCCACACCGCTTGGGGCCTCGGTTCGACATGGCCGATGCGCACCCGGGCCGATTTGGCCGATGCCGTGGTGGGGAGCAACACCATGCCTGATGCCCGAGCTTGCTTCGCCGTGGTTGGACTCACTGCCGCTGCAGCCGCTTTAGTGGCAGGAGGGGGTGGGACGGGCAGAACCGCAACGGTGGCGAGGGTCGCCCTGGCCACCGGTGTTGCAGCTCGCGGTGTCGCCGGCGGACGGGCGGCCACCAAGGTCCTCGGCCTGGATAAACCCTCACCACGCTTCATTCGGTTGGACAACATGGTGTACCGGCCGCTTTGCCTCGGTACGGCCACAGCCATCCTCACCGCCGCAGCCATGTACCCAGGAATCGACTAA
- a CDS encoding SPFH domain-containing protein, whose translation MFGYRVPAPDEAMLISGGRSKGDAPFRVVTGHGAYIMPLLRKVRFLTLAMCEAEVEETCVTQQGISLNVRAVIAFKVGNDTESIISAGQRFLSDQDQMSVLTGRIFAGHLRSIIGSMTVEQIIKERQKLATEVLDGSKEEMVKIGLTVDALQIQSIDDGSLGYIRAMSAPHNAAIQQQAQIAQARANQAAAEAEQESQRNQAQYARQTAIVQAQYKAEVDKAQAEAAQAGPLAQAQAQREVLAMQTELAQRAAELRQQELVSEVVKPAEAEAERVRILALADAEKMKIQAEAAASHNRVALDRLLIDQLPEIVKQAAQGLSGANLTVLNGADGLGELATGLVGQGVAIYDSLRGSLGQHEPPEKTTDRGELNARPTSGGDQ comes from the coding sequence ATGTTCGGCTACAGAGTGCCTGCGCCGGATGAGGCGATGCTGATCTCCGGAGGCAGAAGCAAAGGGGACGCACCGTTCCGTGTAGTGACCGGTCACGGCGCCTACATCATGCCGCTGCTGCGCAAGGTCCGGTTTCTCACACTTGCGATGTGCGAAGCCGAGGTGGAGGAAACCTGCGTCACCCAACAAGGGATCAGCCTCAACGTGCGCGCGGTCATTGCCTTCAAAGTAGGCAATGACACCGAGAGCATCATCAGCGCAGGTCAACGCTTCCTCTCCGACCAGGACCAGATGTCTGTGCTCACCGGTCGGATCTTCGCCGGACATCTGCGCTCGATCATCGGATCGATGACCGTGGAGCAGATCATCAAGGAACGCCAGAAACTGGCGACAGAAGTACTCGACGGATCAAAGGAAGAGATGGTCAAAATCGGGTTGACCGTCGACGCCCTACAGATCCAGTCCATCGACGACGGCTCCCTCGGCTACATCCGCGCGATGTCCGCTCCACACAACGCCGCGATCCAACAGCAAGCCCAGATCGCCCAGGCAAGGGCAAACCAGGCAGCCGCGGAGGCCGAGCAGGAATCACAACGCAACCAAGCTCAGTACGCCCGGCAGACGGCAATCGTGCAGGCCCAGTACAAGGCTGAGGTCGACAAGGCTCAGGCCGAAGCGGCGCAGGCAGGACCGTTGGCGCAGGCGCAGGCACAACGGGAAGTGCTCGCAATGCAAACGGAGCTGGCACAGCGAGCCGCTGAGCTTCGACAACAGGAGCTGGTTTCGGAGGTGGTCAAGCCTGCCGAGGCAGAAGCCGAGCGAGTGCGGATCCTGGCGTTAGCCGACGCGGAGAAGATGAAAATCCAAGCCGAAGCGGCAGCTTCGCACAACCGGGTCGCGCTCGATCGGCTGTTGATCGACCAGCTCCCCGAGATCGTCAAGCAGGCCGCCCAAGGATTGTCGGGGGCGAACCTGACCGTCCTCAACGGTGCCGACGGGCTCGGCGAATTGGCCACCGGCCTGGTTGGTCAGGGCGTGGCGATCTACGACTCCCTCCGCGGCAGCCTCGGGCAACATGAGCCGCCCGAGAAGACCACCGACCGTGGCGAACTCAACGCACGACCCACATCCGGCGGGGACCAATAA
- a CDS encoding SMI1/KNR4 family protein, translated as MKHAKTHLHRIAEILTGLDRLRAADLKTTIVSLGDREVIGYKCRIHGAAVHRYEHAAPADPDVLAAFENRLGVGLPADYFEWITRVGDGGAGPMLGLLPLVQEAEDAAIDYAADFPFTAERPCPSAAEDSEFQWSENIGRIHRGATFLADEGCGMYDLLILRGPAAGQVWWHSYEHAAALPVLHPDTREPLTFLDWYELWLARALDPDVDQVGSFAEFADHGANHP; from the coding sequence ATGAAACACGCGAAAACGCACCTGCACCGGATCGCCGAGATCCTGACCGGCCTCGACCGACTGCGAGCAGCCGATCTGAAGACCACTATCGTCTCGCTCGGCGACCGGGAGGTCATCGGCTACAAATGCCGCATTCACGGGGCAGCCGTGCATCGCTACGAGCATGCTGCTCCCGCAGACCCGGACGTGCTCGCGGCATTCGAGAACCGGCTCGGTGTCGGCCTTCCGGCCGACTACTTCGAGTGGATCACCCGGGTGGGCGACGGCGGAGCCGGACCGATGCTCGGACTTCTCCCGCTGGTGCAGGAGGCCGAGGACGCCGCGATCGACTACGCCGCGGACTTCCCCTTCACCGCCGAGCGACCCTGCCCGTCCGCCGCCGAGGACTCCGAGTTCCAGTGGTCGGAGAACATCGGCCGGATCCACCGAGGCGCGACATTTCTCGCGGACGAGGGATGCGGCATGTACGACCTCCTGATCCTGCGCGGCCCGGCCGCGGGGCAGGTGTGGTGGCACAGCTACGAGCACGCCGCCGCGCTGCCGGTGCTTCACCCGGACACCCGCGAGCCGCTGACGTTCCTCGACTGGTACGAACTCTGGCTCGCCCGCGCCCTCGATCCGGACGTTGACCAGGTGGGGAGCTTTGCCGAGTTCGCAGATCACGGCGCGAACCACCCCTGA
- a CDS encoding TetR family transcriptional regulator — translation MSSLRRLLAERHEAGVSVGSLYQYFPDKHAIIHAMALRAVADLLRA, via the coding sequence GTGTCGTCATTACGGCGCCTCCTCGCTGAGCGACACGAGGCTGGAGTGTCTGTCGGTTCTCTGTATCAATATTTCCCGGACAAGCACGCCATCATCCACGCGATGGCTCTCCGTGCCGTCGCAGACCTATTACGCGCGTAA
- the murJ gene encoding murein biosynthesis integral membrane protein MurJ has translation MAVSQNTFARATGAVAVATAASRATGFIRTLALAAILGAAAVGDAYNGANSMPNMVYELLLGGVMSSVLIPVLARARLRGRTYSRIFTQRLLVAAVLGAAVVTAIAVACAPLLVAALVSDAEQSQLATVLAYLLLPEIFFYAIAATVTAVLNVRESYAPAAWASVVNNLIVLTTVGVFAAIPGPVTLLPSTMTTAQVLVLGFGTTLGIVGQAVWTVAALRRTGFRWSWRVRPVPYTWRPVRVGARLLGWVLLYVAISQVGVAVVLRVAFSYGGVSTYTYADLLFQVPYGILGVSLLTVLMPRISRAVALGDRDALVADMGRAARYSVIALVPAAVAMILLGPMLTAVMFVGRVDVDAAHLIGLALALSAFGLPPFALVMLQLRVFYAGNDMRTPALINAGMVATKIAVIALGVACLPDRAVVVMLPVASSLSYIVGAVTGHLVLRHRYGLLGFHAVLETFSRVLWASIAAGVVCVVAVGVLHQLINNPRAAAAATLAAMLVLGAPTFLVAAQKIGIPEVRNAKALLNR, from the coding sequence ATGGCCGTTTCTCAGAACACCTTCGCGCGGGCAACAGGTGCTGTCGCCGTGGCGACCGCAGCGAGTCGCGCGACCGGCTTCATCCGCACTCTCGCGTTGGCGGCGATACTGGGCGCAGCGGCGGTCGGCGACGCGTACAACGGCGCGAACAGCATGCCGAACATGGTGTACGAACTGCTCCTCGGCGGGGTGATGAGCAGTGTCCTCATTCCTGTGCTGGCAAGGGCACGACTCCGCGGGCGAACCTATTCGCGGATATTCACCCAACGCCTGCTGGTGGCGGCAGTTCTCGGTGCCGCGGTCGTCACCGCGATAGCGGTGGCGTGCGCCCCGTTGCTCGTCGCTGCGTTGGTCTCGGATGCGGAGCAGTCACAGTTGGCGACCGTGCTGGCGTACCTGCTGTTGCCGGAGATCTTCTTCTACGCGATCGCTGCGACCGTGACGGCCGTACTGAACGTGCGTGAGAGCTATGCGCCGGCAGCATGGGCGTCGGTGGTCAACAACCTGATCGTGCTCACGACGGTCGGAGTTTTCGCGGCGATACCGGGTCCAGTGACGTTGCTGCCGTCGACGATGACCACCGCACAGGTGCTCGTCTTGGGTTTCGGGACAACGCTCGGGATCGTGGGGCAGGCCGTGTGGACGGTGGCAGCGTTGCGGCGTACCGGATTCCGGTGGAGTTGGCGGGTGCGACCGGTGCCGTACACGTGGCGACCAGTCCGCGTCGGTGCGAGGTTGCTCGGCTGGGTGCTGCTGTACGTCGCGATCAGCCAGGTAGGTGTCGCAGTCGTACTCAGAGTCGCATTCAGCTACGGCGGAGTCTCGACCTATACGTACGCCGACCTTCTGTTCCAGGTGCCGTACGGCATCCTCGGGGTGTCCTTGCTGACCGTGCTCATGCCGCGTATCTCCCGTGCTGTGGCGCTCGGGGACCGTGATGCTCTGGTCGCCGACATGGGCCGCGCCGCCCGGTACTCGGTGATCGCTCTGGTCCCTGCTGCTGTCGCGATGATTCTCCTCGGGCCGATGCTGACCGCGGTGATGTTCGTCGGGCGCGTCGATGTCGATGCCGCGCACCTCATCGGTCTCGCGCTGGCGCTTTCGGCGTTCGGGCTTCCCCCGTTCGCGCTGGTCATGCTGCAACTGCGTGTCTTCTACGCGGGTAACGACATGCGTACGCCGGCATTGATCAACGCCGGCATGGTGGCCACGAAGATCGCCGTTATTGCGCTTGGTGTCGCCTGTCTTCCAGATCGGGCGGTTGTGGTGATGTTGCCGGTCGCGAGTTCACTGTCCTACATCGTCGGCGCCGTCACCGGGCATCTGGTGTTGCGTCACCGCTACGGCCTACTCGGCTTCCACGCTGTACTCGAGACGTTCTCGCGGGTGTTGTGGGCGTCGATAGCCGCCGGCGTGGTCTGTGTCGTCGCAGTCGGGGTTCTGCATCAGCTGATCAACAATCCTCGCGCGGCCGCGGCAGCAACACTGGCGGCGATGCTCGTTCTCGGAGCACCGACCTTCCTTGTAGCCGCCCAGAAGATCGGCATCCCTGAAGTCCGCAACGCCAAAGCCTTGCTCAATCGATAA
- a CDS encoding ParB/Srx family N-terminal domain-containing protein produces MTATHTPTAENTTAEIEVAQLHPDALEIGENVRDTVDLSQTRDFVESIRENGALEAISAVRTADGTIVVRDGQRRTFPRK; encoded by the coding sequence ATGACCGCAACACACACCCCCACGGCCGAGAACACCACCGCCGAAATCGAAGTCGCTCAACTGCACCCCGACGCTCTCGAGATCGGCGAGAACGTCCGCGACACCGTCGATCTGTCGCAAACCCGCGACTTCGTCGAATCCATCCGCGAAAACGGAGCACTGGAAGCGATCAGCGCCGTCCGGACCGCAGACGGAACGATCGTCGTCCGGGACGGGCAGCGCCGCACCTTCCCCAGAAAGTAG
- a CDS encoding DUF1269 domain-containing protein — MALDTFALLAATYDSQDAAIADYDAVHDLYAARDLIDTYDAAVITRTDKGKVKIVKKHEQPTRQGAWGGLGIGLVGGALVALFPAVGIGAGLLLGGAGGAGLGALGGHVAAGMSRSDLKEVGELLDEGDSGLIVVAATDLEAHVEKALERASKVTKKQLAADTEQVSKEIDEASKS, encoded by the coding sequence ATGGCCCTCGATACATTCGCCCTGCTTGCGGCGACCTACGACTCGCAGGACGCCGCCATCGCCGACTACGACGCCGTGCACGACCTCTACGCCGCGAGAGACCTGATCGACACCTACGACGCGGCCGTCATCACCAGAACGGACAAGGGCAAGGTCAAGATCGTCAAGAAGCATGAGCAGCCGACCCGGCAGGGTGCCTGGGGTGGGCTCGGCATCGGCCTGGTCGGGGGCGCACTGGTTGCCCTGTTCCCGGCCGTCGGGATCGGGGCCGGACTGTTGTTGGGTGGTGCCGGCGGCGCCGGTCTCGGGGCCCTCGGCGGGCACGTCGCGGCCGGAATGAGCCGCTCCGACCTCAAGGAGGTCGGTGAGCTGCTCGACGAGGGCGACAGCGGGCTGATCGTCGTCGCGGCGACGGACCTCGAGGCGCATGTCGAGAAGGCGCTCGAACGCGCCTCCAAGGTGACCAAGAAGCAGCTCGCGGCGGACACCGAGCAGGTCAGCAAGGAGATCGACGAGGCATCCAAGTCCTGA
- a CDS encoding pentapeptide repeat-containing protein, with translation MTTPDLRRRPDRTHRTRAAGAFGAAVLAAATIATVGTGTAAAATAAEILTAACTHYEPDPVWNPGNPALNRVSDCHGAYLFGADLAGANLAGANLNSANLFVASLNGANLTGANLTGAILTYANLTFANLNDANLNSANLNDTDLTSANLTGSSVIPGNVSAPATSVDGATATWTAPTLPIGVTVNSCDHTSGTQFPIAPTLVTCTVGNDRAGTGTGTFTVTTQAPLFADTTPVALTGTVGTVLTRTFTATGTPNPTVTVVDPTQLPPGMTFRNATGVPTLSGTPTAAGSYTFTLTADNGVGTPKTLDVTMTVAPTPVAPVFADTTPVALTGTVGTVLTRTFTATGTPNPTVTVVDPTQLPPGMTFANDPVTGVPTLSGTPTAAGSYTFTLTADNGVGAPVSLTTTVTVEAPATGSLGSLFGS, from the coding sequence ATGACCACACCTGATCTTCGTCGCCGACCGGACCGAACTCACCGCACCCGCGCCGCCGGCGCGTTCGGGGCTGCGGTTCTCGCTGCCGCCACGATCGCGACCGTCGGCACCGGCACCGCCGCCGCCGCCACTGCCGCCGAGATCCTCACCGCCGCCTGCACCCACTACGAACCGGACCCGGTCTGGAACCCTGGCAATCCTGCACTGAACAGAGTGTCCGACTGCCACGGCGCGTACCTGTTCGGCGCGGACCTGGCCGGCGCGAACCTGGCCGGCGCGAACCTGAACAGCGCGAACCTGTTCGTCGCGAGCCTGAACGGCGCAAACCTGACCGGCGCAAACCTGACCGGCGCGATCCTGACCTACGCGAACCTGACCTTCGCGAACCTGAACGACGCAAACCTGAACAGCGCAAACCTGAACGACACGGACCTGACCAGCGCGAACCTGACCGGAAGCAGCGTAATCCCAGGCAACGTCTCCGCCCCCGCCACATCCGTGGACGGAGCCACCGCCACCTGGACTGCCCCCACACTCCCTATCGGAGTGACCGTCAACTCCTGCGACCACACATCCGGAACACAGTTTCCGATCGCCCCCACCCTCGTGACGTGCACCGTCGGCAACGACAGAGCCGGCACCGGCACCGGCACCTTCACCGTCACCACCCAAGCTCCCCTTTTCGCCGACACCACACCCGTCGCATTGACCGGCACCGTCGGCACCGTCCTGACCCGCACCTTCACCGCCACCGGAACCCCGAACCCCACCGTCACCGTGGTGGACCCGACACAGCTTCCGCCCGGAATGACCTTCAGAAACGCCACCGGTGTTCCGACCCTGTCCGGAACACCCACCGCCGCAGGCAGTTACACGTTCACTCTCACCGCCGACAACGGCGTCGGAACCCCCAAAACTCTCGATGTGACGATGACTGTTGCTCCGACTCCGGTCGCTCCTGTGTTCGCGGACACCACACCCGTCGCATTGACCGGCACCGTCGGCACCGTCCTGACCCGCACCTTCACCGCCACCGGAACCCCGAACCCCACCGTCACCGTGGTGGACCCGACACAGCTTCCGCCCGGAATGACATTCGCGAACGATCCCGTCACCGGTGTTCCGACCCTGTCCGGAACACCCACCGCCGCAGGCAGTTACACGTTCACTCTCACCGCCGACAACGGTGTCGGTGCCCCCGTCAGCCTCACAACGACGGTCACCGTCGAAGCACCCGCGACCGGTTCCCTCGGATCGCTCTTCGGCAGCTGA
- a CDS encoding DUF3024 domain-containing protein yields the protein MAATGLPELDVARVVKYCASRVPDRLRHEIRVECDIAPRHVTICECRPPWREDLGPEWTRFPIARLYYTKKTGLWTLYWRDRHLKFHRYQFLDPSPHIQDLLDHIESSGDPIFWG from the coding sequence ATGGCTGCCACCGGACTTCCCGAGCTCGATGTCGCTCGGGTTGTGAAGTATTGCGCGAGTAGGGTTCCCGATCGTCTGCGTCATGAGATCCGGGTCGAATGCGACATCGCGCCGCGTCATGTGACGATCTGCGAATGCCGGCCGCCGTGGCGGGAGGACCTCGGCCCGGAGTGGACGCGATTTCCGATCGCCCGCCTGTATTACACGAAGAAAACCGGGTTGTGGACGTTGTATTGGCGGGACCGCCACCTCAAATTTCACCGCTACCAGTTTTTGGATCCGAGCCCTCATATTCAGGATTTACTCGATCACATCGAAAGTAGTGGTGATCCGATCTTCTGGGGTTGA
- a CDS encoding IS30 family transposase, which produces MGSKALGFTVEQENLIWDLHRRGESIREIERTLGETMPRIRRFLRESGGIRPVPRARRIGHITAGEREEVSRGIAAGDSARTIAEKLGRSPSTIAREIARNGGRIAYRAVEADAAAYVRARRPKMSILCARPILRTLITEKLHEQWSPQQISVWLRREYPADPQMWVSHETIYRCLYIPSRKVFDSNVFHELRTDRPIRRPRGKKRSHGRGRIRNMVSIDLRGAAANDRSEPGHLEGDLVFGTRPSAVATLVDRQSRVTHVVALPDGYRAETVADALIAYLGRLPAYLRRSLTWDRGREMAEHERITAALDMPVYFCAPHHPWQRGTNENANGLLRQYLRKNADLRSFAQDDLNRVAVRLNDRPRRVLDWDSPRQREEQVLGSCATG; this is translated from the coding sequence ATGGGCAGCAAGGCACTCGGATTCACTGTGGAGCAGGAGAACCTGATCTGGGATCTCCACCGCCGTGGAGAATCGATACGAGAAATCGAGCGGACCCTCGGGGAAACGATGCCCCGAATTCGTCGTTTCCTACGTGAGTCCGGCGGTATCCGACCAGTCCCACGAGCACGGCGAATCGGCCACATCACCGCCGGTGAACGCGAAGAAGTTTCGCGAGGAATTGCCGCAGGTGACAGCGCTCGGACGATCGCCGAGAAACTCGGACGATCACCGTCCACGATTGCACGCGAGATCGCCCGCAACGGCGGACGTATCGCTTACCGTGCGGTCGAGGCGGATGCAGCGGCGTATGTCCGTGCTCGCCGCCCCAAAATGTCGATCCTGTGTGCCCGGCCCATTCTGCGGACACTCATCACGGAAAAGCTCCATGAGCAGTGGTCACCGCAACAGATCTCCGTCTGGCTCCGACGCGAGTACCCGGCCGATCCGCAGATGTGGGTCTCGCACGAGACGATCTACCGTTGCCTCTACATACCGTCGCGGAAAGTATTCGACAGCAATGTATTTCACGAACTGCGCACCGATCGACCGATACGTCGACCTCGCGGGAAGAAACGCTCCCACGGTCGTGGGCGGATACGAAATATGGTCTCGATCGATCTTCGAGGAGCTGCGGCAAACGATCGTAGTGAGCCCGGGCACCTGGAGGGTGACCTCGTGTTCGGCACCCGCCCGTCAGCGGTCGCGACGCTGGTAGATCGACAATCACGCGTCACTCATGTGGTGGCATTGCCGGACGGGTACCGGGCCGAGACGGTCGCGGATGCGCTGATTGCCTATCTAGGCCGGCTACCTGCGTATCTGCGTCGTTCGTTGACCTGGGATCGGGGACGGGAAATGGCCGAACACGAGCGCATCACCGCAGCCCTCGACATGCCCGTCTACTTTTGCGCCCCGCATCATCCATGGCAACGAGGGACGAACGAAAACGCGAACGGGTTGCTGCGTCAGTACCTGCGCAAGAACGCTGACCTGCGCAGTTTCGCCCAAGATGACCTGAATAGGGTCGCGGTGAGACTCAACGATCGGCCTCGTCGGGTGCTCGATTGGGACAGTCCACGCCAGCGAGAAGAACAGGTGCTCGGTTCCTGCGCAACCGGATAG
- a CDS encoding alpha/beta hydrolase — MDVARYAQFLPEEFQSTQHQPVSTWWNWSNRQIHVARASRPDASVRVMGIHGAGGHAEALWPFAALAADEGVEVIFPDLPLYGYTVEPQPSLVRYGDWIDMLCDFVNAERAADPRPLILFGASMGGMMAYEIAARTGQVAAVLATCLLDPADPDARAAAARWGPLGRAAPTLLPPLVRFGGGVRLPIKWLVRMNRISNDPALSMLCSSDPRGGGVRVPLGFLADWFAYKHTPPEEFTAAPVTLIHPAADRWTPPQLSQRFLARVAAPTESVLLDNCGHFPIEEPGLTQLAAAARSVVSAVAEQHRRS; from the coding sequence ATGGATGTTGCACGATATGCCCAATTCTTGCCGGAAGAGTTCCAGTCGACACAGCATCAACCGGTCTCGACGTGGTGGAACTGGAGCAACCGGCAAATTCATGTCGCGCGCGCCTCTCGCCCGGATGCGTCCGTGCGAGTCATGGGGATCCATGGCGCCGGTGGACACGCAGAGGCGCTTTGGCCATTCGCTGCCCTCGCGGCTGACGAGGGTGTGGAAGTCATCTTCCCTGACCTGCCTCTCTATGGCTACACCGTAGAGCCTCAGCCGTCGCTCGTTCGGTACGGCGATTGGATCGACATGCTCTGCGACTTCGTCAACGCCGAACGGGCTGCAGATCCTCGTCCGCTGATCCTGTTCGGGGCCAGCATGGGCGGGATGATGGCTTACGAAATTGCCGCTCGCACAGGACAAGTAGCGGCAGTCCTAGCGACCTGTCTGCTGGATCCCGCTGACCCGGACGCCCGCGCCGCTGCCGCACGCTGGGGTCCTCTGGGACGGGCAGCGCCGACATTGCTGCCGCCTCTTGTGCGTTTCGGTGGCGGCGTGCGCCTGCCGATCAAGTGGCTCGTGCGGATGAACCGGATAAGCAACGATCCCGCACTGTCCATGCTCTGTAGCTCCGACCCGCGCGGTGGTGGTGTTCGAGTCCCCCTTGGGTTTCTTGCCGACTGGTTCGCGTACAAGCACACTCCGCCCGAAGAGTTCACAGCGGCGCCGGTCACTCTCATCCACCCGGCCGCTGATCGTTGGACCCCGCCTCAGCTCAGCCAGCGCTTCCTTGCCCGCGTCGCCGCACCTACCGAGAGCGTTCTGCTCGACAACTGTGGGCATTTCCCTATCGAGGAACCAGGCCTGACGCAACTGGCGGCGGCCGCCCGTTCGGTAGTTTCCGCTGTTGCCGAACAACACAGGCGGTCGTAG